A genome region from Brachymonas denitrificans includes the following:
- the proV gene encoding glycine betaine/L-proline ABC transporter ATP-binding protein ProV — translation MARKIEIEHLFKVFGDDPAKALELVRQGLTKQQIVEQTGASIGVFDASFTIEAGEIFVIMGLSGSGKSTLVRMLNRLIEPTSGRILVDGEDIGAYNEPQLRAFRRKDISMVFQSFALLPHLTVLENTAFGLELAGVDKAARNEQARLALAQVGLDVWANSYPDELSGGMQQRVGLARALAADPSILLMDEAFSALDPIIRSEMQGELLRLQQEKQRTIVFISHDLDEAMRIGDRIAIMKDGMVVQVGSPEDILRNPANDYVRSFISGVDASAVFKAGDIARKLQVEVAVSPLRGCRPALQRLSEHDRDWACVVDPSYTYQGMVSADSLRAALHGHEGPLGLQHALVPGITPVDSSFPVRELYGRMLETPSPLPVVDERGRYVGSISKNTLLRFLDPETDIAGNPLPQGETAEAAAPDQLPALALAAEAPRPAATPAA, via the coding sequence ATGGCAAGAAAAATCGAGATCGAGCATCTGTTCAAGGTCTTTGGCGACGACCCCGCCAAGGCGCTGGAGCTGGTGCGCCAGGGTCTGACCAAGCAGCAGATCGTCGAGCAGACCGGTGCCTCCATCGGCGTGTTCGACGCCAGCTTCACCATCGAGGCCGGTGAAATCTTCGTCATCATGGGGCTGTCCGGCTCGGGCAAGTCCACGCTGGTGCGCATGCTCAACCGCCTGATCGAGCCCACTTCCGGCCGTATTCTGGTCGATGGCGAGGATATCGGTGCCTACAACGAACCGCAGTTGCGCGCCTTCCGCCGTAAGGACATCAGCATGGTGTTCCAGTCCTTCGCGCTGCTGCCGCACCTGACGGTGCTGGAGAACACCGCTTTCGGTCTGGAGCTGGCCGGGGTGGACAAGGCAGCGCGCAACGAACAGGCACGCCTCGCGCTGGCGCAGGTGGGCCTGGACGTATGGGCCAACAGCTATCCGGATGAGCTTTCCGGCGGCATGCAGCAGCGCGTGGGCCTGGCCCGGGCGCTGGCGGCCGATCCGTCCATCCTGCTGATGGACGAGGCTTTTTCCGCGCTGGATCCGATCATCCGCAGCGAGATGCAGGGCGAGCTGCTGCGCCTGCAGCAGGAGAAGCAGCGCACCATCGTGTTCATCTCGCACGATCTGGACGAGGCCATGCGCATCGGCGACCGCATTGCCATCATGAAGGACGGCATGGTGGTGCAGGTGGGCAGCCCGGAAGACATTCTGCGCAATCCGGCCAACGACTATGTGCGCAGCTTCATCAGCGGCGTGGATGCGTCGGCGGTGTTCAAGGCCGGCGACATCGCACGCAAGCTGCAGGTGGAAGTGGCTGTGAGCCCCCTGCGCGGCTGCCGGCCGGCGCTGCAGCGCCTGTCCGAACACGATCGCGACTGGGCCTGCGTGGTCGATCCCTCCTACACCTACCAGGGCATGGTGTCGGCCGACTCGCTGCGCGCGGCGCTGCACGGGCACGAAGGCCCGCTCGGCTTGCAGCATGCGCTGGTACCGGGCATCACGCCGGTGGACAGCAGTTTCCCGGTGCGCGAGCTGTACGGCCGCATGCTGGAAACGCCCAGCCCGTTGCCGGTGGTGGACGAGCGTGGCCGCTACGTGGGCAGCATCAGCAAGAACACGCTGCTGCGTTTTCTCGATCCGGAGACCGATATCGCGGGCAATCCGCTGCCGCAAGGCGAAACCGCCGAAGCTGCGGCGCCGGATCAGCTGCCGGCCCTGGCATTGGCTGCCGAGGCCCCTCGCCCCGCAGCCACCCCCGCGGCCTGA
- the proW gene encoding glycine betaine/L-proline ABC transporter permease ProW, which translates to MSTESTQDLSRPADSGAGTDNPYETTAASSNDNWLNGPDAVTANEALQAPVTDAADAGDPYALSGASDSNDNWLNGPDAVVTNEALGDATAAGADTGVAALDTAGSEGLSFNQLFDGSLPVQDWINQGLDWFVAHFRPAFQALRGPVDGILSGVEAALLYPSTPVMIALLSLLAWQLAGARLAIGTLVSLLVLAVLGIWPETMVTLSLVLTSLFFCIVIGLPLGIWLANSDRAERFVRPVLDAMQTTPAFVYLVPVVMLFGIGNVPGVIVTIIFALAPLVRLTSLGIRQVRPDLVEAARAYGASPWQMLTKVQMPLAMPSIMAGINQSLMLSLSMVVIASMIAVGGLGLMVLRGIGRLDMGLATVGGLGIVILAILLDRITQAMGQSDRKSLRWYQRGPVGLLRRLLQPRAQAKGAPAAVQPLSHVAV; encoded by the coding sequence ATGAGCACAGAGTCCACGCAGGACCTTTCGCGCCCGGCCGATTCCGGCGCCGGCACGGACAATCCCTATGAAACCACCGCCGCCAGCAGCAATGACAACTGGCTCAACGGCCCCGATGCCGTCACGGCCAACGAAGCCTTGCAGGCCCCCGTCACCGACGCGGCCGATGCCGGCGACCCCTACGCCCTGAGCGGCGCCAGCGACAGCAACGACAACTGGCTGAACGGCCCCGATGCGGTGGTCACCAATGAAGCATTGGGAGATGCCACTGCCGCCGGCGCCGATACCGGTGTCGCCGCGCTCGACACTGCCGGCAGCGAAGGCCTGTCCTTCAACCAGCTGTTCGACGGCAGCCTGCCGGTGCAGGACTGGATCAACCAGGGACTGGACTGGTTCGTGGCGCATTTCCGCCCTGCTTTCCAGGCCCTGCGCGGCCCGGTGGACGGCATCCTGAGCGGCGTGGAAGCCGCCCTGCTGTACCCTTCCACCCCCGTGATGATCGCCCTGCTGTCGCTGCTCGCCTGGCAGCTGGCCGGCGCGCGCCTCGCCATCGGCACGCTGGTCTCGCTGCTGGTGCTTGCCGTGCTCGGCATCTGGCCCGAGACCATGGTCACGCTGTCGCTGGTGCTGACCTCGCTGTTCTTCTGCATCGTGATCGGCCTGCCGCTGGGCATCTGGCTCGCCAACAGCGACCGGGCCGAGCGCTTCGTGCGCCCGGTGCTGGACGCCATGCAGACCACCCCCGCCTTCGTCTATCTGGTGCCGGTGGTGATGCTGTTCGGCATCGGCAACGTGCCCGGCGTGATCGTCACCATCATCTTTGCCCTGGCTCCACTGGTGCGCCTGACTTCGCTCGGCATCCGCCAGGTGCGCCCGGATCTGGTCGAGGCGGCCCGTGCCTACGGCGCCTCGCCCTGGCAGATGCTGACCAAGGTGCAGATGCCGCTGGCCATGCCGTCCATCATGGCCGGCATCAACCAGTCGCTGATGCTGAGCCTGTCGATGGTGGTGATCGCCTCCATGATCGCCGTGGGCGGCCTGGGCCTGATGGTGCTGCGCGGCATCGGCCGCCTGGACATGGGCCTGGCCACCGTGGGTGGCTTGGGCATCGTGATTCTGGCCATTCTGCTGGACCGCATCACGCAGGCCATGGGCCAGAGCGACCGCAAGAGCCTGCGCTGGTACCAGCGCGGCCCGGTCGGGCTGCTGCGCCGCCTGCTGCAGCCGCGCGCCCAGGCCAAGGGTGCCCCGGCCGCTGTTCAGCCGCTGTCTCACGTCGCTGTCTGA
- the proX gene encoding glycine betaine/L-proline ABC transporter substrate-binding protein ProX — protein sequence MTLLPSALRFPRALLCASLIGLAAFNAHASDEQPGKGIRIQPLQSPIAEETFQTQLVVKALEKLGYQVQPIKEVDYTAAHLAIANGDATFMADHWDRLHEDFYQNAGGDSKLWRDNTYSAGALQGYLVDRKTAEQHKITNIEQMKDPAIAKLFDTDGDGKANLTGCNPGWGCEKAIEKHLDKFQLRGHIQHVQGNYSALIADTITRYQQGKPIFYYTWTPYWVSNVLKPGKDVVWLQVPTSQDVGADSTALPNGKDYGFIVNNQRIMANRQFIEQNPAAAKLFSVMKLPIAAINAQNKAMNDGANKQADIDKHVAGWIKAHQRLFDGWIAEARAAGKR from the coding sequence ATGACCCTGCTTCCCTCCGCCCTCCGTTTTCCCCGCGCCCTGCTCTGCGCCAGCCTGATCGGCCTGGCCGCCTTCAACGCCCACGCCAGCGACGAACAACCCGGCAAGGGCATCCGCATCCAGCCGCTGCAAAGCCCGATCGCCGAAGAAACCTTCCAGACCCAGCTGGTGGTGAAGGCGCTGGAGAAGCTCGGCTACCAGGTCCAGCCCATCAAGGAAGTGGACTACACCGCCGCCCACCTGGCCATCGCCAACGGCGACGCCACCTTCATGGCCGACCACTGGGACCGCCTGCACGAAGACTTCTACCAGAACGCAGGTGGCGACAGCAAGCTCTGGCGCGACAACACCTATTCCGCCGGCGCCCTGCAGGGCTACCTGGTCGACCGCAAGACCGCCGAGCAGCACAAGATCACCAACATCGAGCAGATGAAGGACCCCGCCATTGCCAAGCTGTTCGACACCGACGGCGACGGCAAGGCCAACCTGACCGGCTGCAACCCCGGCTGGGGCTGCGAAAAAGCCATCGAGAAGCACCTGGACAAATTCCAGCTGCGCGGCCACATCCAGCACGTGCAGGGCAACTACTCCGCGCTGATCGCCGACACCATCACGCGCTACCAGCAGGGCAAGCCCATCTTCTATTACACCTGGACGCCCTACTGGGTGAGCAATGTGCTCAAGCCGGGCAAGGACGTGGTGTGGCTGCAGGTGCCCACCAGCCAAGATGTCGGCGCCGACAGCACCGCCCTGCCCAACGGCAAGGACTACGGCTTCATCGTGAACAACCAGCGCATCATGGCCAACCGCCAGTTCATCGAGCAGAACCCCGCGGCGGCCAAGCTGTTCAGCGTGATGAAGCTGCCGATTGCCGCGATCAACGCCCAGAACAAGGCCATGAACGATGGCGCCAACAAGCAGGCCGACATCGACAAGCATGTGGCCGGCTGGATCAAGGCGCACCAGCGCCTGTTCGATGGCTGGATCGCCGAGGCGCGCGCTGCTGGCAAACGCTGA
- a CDS encoding branched-chain amino acid transaminase produces MSAPTALSDRDGKIWMDGQMVEWRDAKVHVLTHTLHYGCGAFEGVRAYKTDKGPAIFRLQEHTQRLFNSAKILRIPMPFSQEEVNEAQRAVVRENNLDSGYLRPLVWLGSEKLGVSPKGAKTHVMVAAWPWGAYLGEDGMAIGIRVKTSSFTRHHVNITMTQAKTVSNYTNSILANMEATDDGYDEALLLDSAGFVSEGSGENVFLVKDGVVYTPDLSAGALNGITRNTITHICKDLGVELVQKRITRDECYIADEMFFTGTAAEVTPIRELDRVQIGEGRRGPVTEKIQTAFFDIVNGRNPKYAHWLTLV; encoded by the coding sequence ATGAGCGCACCCACCGCACTGTCCGACCGCGACGGAAAAATCTGGATGGACGGCCAGATGGTCGAGTGGCGCGATGCCAAGGTCCACGTGCTGACGCACACCCTGCACTACGGCTGCGGCGCCTTCGAAGGCGTGCGTGCCTACAAGACGGACAAAGGCCCGGCCATCTTCCGCCTGCAGGAGCACACCCAGCGCCTGTTCAACAGCGCCAAGATCCTGCGCATCCCCATGCCCTTCTCGCAGGAAGAAGTGAACGAGGCACAACGTGCCGTGGTGCGCGAGAACAATCTGGACAGCGGCTACCTGCGCCCGCTGGTGTGGCTGGGCTCCGAGAAGCTGGGCGTTTCGCCCAAGGGCGCCAAAACCCACGTGATGGTCGCCGCCTGGCCCTGGGGCGCCTACCTGGGCGAAGACGGCATGGCCATCGGCATCCGCGTCAAGACCAGCAGCTTCACGCGCCACCACGTCAACATCACCATGACGCAGGCCAAGACGGTCAGCAACTACACCAACTCCATCCTGGCCAATATGGAAGCCACCGACGACGGCTACGACGAAGCCCTGCTGCTGGACAGCGCCGGTTTCGTGAGCGAAGGCTCGGGCGAGAACGTGTTCCTGGTGAAGGACGGCGTGGTCTACACCCCCGACCTGTCCGCCGGCGCCCTCAACGGCATCACACGCAACACCATCACCCACATCTGCAAGGACCTGGGCGTCGAACTGGTGCAAAAGCGCATCACGCGCGACGAGTGCTACATTGCCGATGAGATGTTCTTCACCGGCACTGCCGCCGAAGTCACGCCCATCCGCGAACTGGACCGCGTGCAGATCGGCGAAGGTCGCCGCGGCCCGGTCACCGAAAAGATCCAGACTGCGTTCTTCGACATCGTGAACGGACGCAACCCCAAGTACGCCCACTGGCTCACCCTCGTTTAA
- a CDS encoding zinc-finger domain-containing protein has product MTAIVELKASDLNPQGGVFCPNPLADMKLWNSHPKVYLNVAAQHGEAKCPYCGTVYRLKEGEVVAHGH; this is encoded by the coding sequence ATGACAGCCATCGTCGAACTCAAGGCCAGCGACCTCAACCCGCAGGGCGGCGTATTCTGCCCCAACCCCCTGGCCGACATGAAACTCTGGAACAGCCATCCCAAGGTCTACCTGAACGTGGCCGCGCAGCATGGCGAAGCCAAGTGCCCGTATTGCGGCACGGTGTATCGCCTGAAGGAAGGCGAAGTCGTGGCGCACGGCCACTGA
- a CDS encoding glycosyltransferase family 2 protein produces the protein MLLSAYLITLNESEHLAEVLERLQGVDEIVVVDSGSTDGTQDIARRFGARVVHQDWLGFARQKAHAMSLCQGEWVLSMDGDEVLQPGAIDHIRTLIASTPMNGFTIPRHEVFMGRPMTSSRPDQMMRLYRKDKAEWDLVRLVHEHVEVQQPTGRIGPHMIHYGNDTVSKALGKINSYSSLKAQQKLNAGKRGSVAKMLLSPLGYFTRYMLVRHFWKEGLPGLVYAGLQAGYAYLSEAKLLELQRKQHARGT, from the coding sequence ATGCTGCTGTCCGCCTACCTGATCACGCTGAACGAGTCCGAACACCTGGCCGAAGTGCTGGAACGCCTGCAGGGCGTGGACGAGATCGTGGTGGTGGACTCCGGCTCCACCGACGGCACGCAGGACATTGCGCGCCGCTTCGGTGCGCGCGTGGTGCACCAGGACTGGCTCGGCTTCGCCAGACAGAAGGCCCATGCCATGAGCCTGTGCCAGGGTGAGTGGGTGCTGTCCATGGATGGTGACGAGGTGCTGCAGCCTGGGGCCATCGACCATATCCGTACCCTCATCGCCAGCACGCCGATGAACGGCTTCACCATCCCGCGCCACGAAGTCTTTATGGGCAGGCCCATGACCAGCAGCCGGCCCGACCAGATGATGCGCCTGTACCGCAAGGACAAGGCCGAATGGGATCTGGTGCGGCTGGTGCACGAGCATGTGGAGGTGCAGCAGCCCACCGGCCGCATCGGGCCGCACATGATCCACTACGGCAACGACACCGTATCCAAGGCGCTGGGCAAGATCAACAGCTATTCCAGCCTGAAGGCGCAGCAGAAGCTCAATGCCGGCAAGCGCGGCTCGGTCGCGAAAATGCTGCTGTCCCCGCTGGGATACTTCACGCGCTACATGCTGGTGCGGCACTTCTGGAAGGAAGGGCTGCCCGGGCTGGTGTATGCCGGCCTGCAGGCAGGCTATGCTTATCTGAGTGAGGCCAAGCTGCTGGAACTGCAACGCAAACAGCACGCCAGGGGCACCTAA
- a CDS encoding AmpG family muropeptide MFS transporter, with product MADSPSVTSSPKLTWAQSLRVYLEPASLRMLALGFSAGLPLLLVLGTLSFRLREAGIDRATISFLGWVALAYGFKWVWAPLVDRLPIPLLTRWLGRRRSWLLVAQLTIMGGLVGMALYNPAEQGVETLAKLALLVAFASATQDIALDAFRIESATIERQAVLAANYQTGYRLAMICAGAGVLSLAAWAERTYAPAGPGYNNQGWTVGYLSMAAAMLVGVITVLFSSEPAERNRDADGKAHDPVYERALQQVAGQGVALTGIAAFLGWVAFVVVSVAQAAKAEWIKPLQAATGGHLLTLVVLLAAALTAVTFAGKSPRLRPAAGSSAQRGLARVQASFVAPFVDFFQRYRWHALLILALISIYRISDVVMGIMANPFYVDMQFSKEQVALVSGVFGIFFTLLGTFIGGVLALRIGVMRVLMLGAVLSALSNLLFAWLSTMPGVAQDVWQFSVFGYAFEIPRALTLVITADNLAGGIASAAFIAYLSGLTSISYSATQYALFSSIMLLLPKFIAGFSGTFVNHYGYDTFFVTTALLGLPVVVLVWLASRVLPVQAKEA from the coding sequence ATGGCCGATTCCCCTTCCGTTACGTCTTCTCCCAAGCTCACCTGGGCCCAGTCGCTGCGCGTCTATCTCGAACCGGCCAGCCTGCGCATGCTGGCGTTGGGCTTTTCCGCCGGCCTGCCGCTGCTGCTGGTGCTGGGCACGCTGAGCTTTCGCCTGCGCGAAGCGGGCATCGACCGCGCCACCATCAGCTTCCTCGGCTGGGTGGCGCTGGCCTACGGCTTCAAGTGGGTGTGGGCGCCGCTGGTAGACCGGTTGCCGATTCCGCTGCTGACGCGCTGGCTGGGACGGCGCCGCAGCTGGCTGCTGGTGGCGCAGCTCACCATCATGGGCGGCCTGGTCGGCATGGCACTGTACAACCCGGCCGAGCAGGGCGTGGAAACGCTGGCCAAGCTGGCGCTGCTGGTGGCCTTCGCCTCGGCCACGCAGGACATTGCGCTCGATGCCTTCCGCATCGAATCGGCGACTATTGAAAGGCAGGCCGTGCTGGCCGCCAACTACCAGACCGGCTACCGGCTGGCCATGATCTGTGCCGGAGCCGGTGTGCTGAGCCTGGCCGCCTGGGCCGAGCGCACCTATGCGCCGGCTGGCCCCGGCTACAACAACCAGGGCTGGACGGTGGGCTACCTGTCCATGGCCGCGGCCATGCTGGTGGGGGTGATCACCGTGCTGTTCTCGTCCGAACCGGCGGAGCGCAACCGGGATGCCGACGGCAAGGCCCATGATCCGGTGTACGAGCGTGCCCTGCAGCAGGTGGCCGGGCAGGGTGTGGCGCTGACGGGCATTGCGGCCTTTCTGGGCTGGGTGGCGTTTGTGGTGGTGTCGGTGGCGCAGGCGGCCAAGGCAGAGTGGATCAAGCCCTTGCAGGCGGCCACCGGCGGCCATCTGCTGACGCTGGTGGTGCTTCTGGCAGCGGCGCTCACGGCAGTGACCTTTGCCGGCAAGAGTCCGCGCCTGCGTCCGGCTGCCGGCAGCAGCGCGCAACGCGGGCTGGCGCGCGTGCAGGCCTCGTTCGTCGCGCCCTTCGTGGACTTCTTCCAGCGCTACCGCTGGCATGCGCTGCTGATCCTGGCGCTGATCAGCATCTACCGCATCAGCGACGTGGTGATGGGCATCATGGCCAACCCCTTCTATGTGGACATGCAGTTCAGCAAGGAACAGGTGGCACTGGTCAGCGGCGTGTTCGGCATCTTCTTCACGCTGCTGGGCACCTTCATCGGCGGCGTGCTGGCGCTGCGTATCGGCGTGATGCGCGTGCTGATGCTGGGTGCGGTGCTGTCGGCGCTGAGCAACCTGCTGTTTGCCTGGCTGAGCACCATGCCCGGGGTGGCGCAGGACGTGTGGCAGTTCAGCGTGTTCGGCTACGCGTTTGAGATTCCTCGTGCGCTGACGCTGGTGATCACGGCAGACAACCTGGCCGGCGGCATCGCTTCGGCCGCCTTCATTGCCTACCTGTCAGGCCTGACCAGCATCAGCTACTCGGCAACGCAGTACGCGCTGTTCAGCTCCATCATGCTGTTGCTGCCCAAGTTCATTGCGGGCTTCTCGGGCACCTTCGTCAACCACTATGGGTATGACACTTTCTTCGTGACGACGGCTTTGCTGGGCTTGCCGGTAGTGGTGCTGGTATGGCTGGCCAGCCGGGTGTTGCCGGTGCAGGCGAAAGAGGCCTGA
- a CDS encoding M48 family metallopeptidase: protein MCLFCISRHSAWSQGSSPSSPQRRLFLRGGSAAAAAAGLAAAVPAQAQVDVGKSSAWRQLIPADQIEQAATSQYNQMRSQARSKRVLRPASDPQLQQLQKIAERIIPHAPRWNERARDWKWEISLIDSPDLNAFCMPGGKIAFFTGILDRLKLSSDEAAVIMGHEMAHALREHARERLAKTSATNMGLSIASQLFGLGDLGQAAANIGTELLALRYSRSDETEADVVGLELSARGAFNPRAGVSLWNKMIAANGRGNMAFLSSHPSGPDRIRQLQATIPKVENLYRQAGGKG from the coding sequence ATGTGCCTGTTCTGCATCTCGCGCCATTCCGCCTGGAGCCAGGGCTCCAGCCCCTCTTCCCCGCAACGCCGCCTGTTCCTGCGCGGCGGTTCGGCTGCGGCCGCCGCTGCCGGGCTGGCTGCCGCCGTGCCGGCACAGGCGCAGGTGGACGTGGGCAAATCCTCGGCCTGGCGCCAGCTGATTCCTGCGGACCAGATCGAGCAGGCAGCCACCTCGCAATACAACCAGATGCGCTCGCAGGCGCGCAGCAAGCGGGTGCTGCGTCCGGCCAGCGATCCGCAGCTGCAGCAACTGCAGAAGATCGCCGAGCGCATCATTCCGCACGCGCCGCGCTGGAACGAGCGCGCCCGCGACTGGAAGTGGGAAATCAGCCTGATCGACAGCCCGGACCTGAACGCCTTCTGCATGCCCGGCGGCAAGATCGCCTTCTTCACCGGCATTCTGGACCGGCTCAAGCTCTCGTCGGACGAAGCCGCCGTGATCATGGGCCACGAAATGGCGCATGCCCTGCGCGAACATGCGCGCGAGCGCCTGGCCAAGACCAGCGCCACCAACATGGGTCTGTCGATTGCCTCGCAGCTGTTCGGCCTGGGCGATCTGGGGCAGGCGGCGGCCAATATCGGCACCGAACTGCTGGCGCTGCGCTACAGCCGCAGCGACGAAACCGAGGCTGATGTGGTCGGGCTGGAGCTGTCGGCACGCGGCGCCTTCAATCCGCGTGCCGGTGTGTCCCTGTGGAACAAGATGATTGCCGCCAACGGACGCGGCAACATGGCCTTCCTGTCCTCGCATCCCAGCGGGCCGGACCGCATCCGGCAGCTGCAGGCGACGATCCCCAAGGTAGAGAACCTGTACCGTCAGGCGGGCGGCAAGGGCTGA
- a CDS encoding MBL fold metallo-hydrolase produces MLHYHTIPVTPFQQNCSILWCDQTMEGAVVDPGGDLPRLLAFAQKQGITLRQILLTHCHVDHCAGTAELSGKLDLPIIGPHEGDQYWIDALPATAVNYGFPPAATFTPTRWLHDGDTVQVGNSTLQVRHCPGHTPGHVVFYSPEANRAFVGDVLFAGSIGRTDFPGGDYDTLIASITQRLWPMGNDTVFIPGHGPESSFGRERVSNPFVAGT; encoded by the coding sequence ATGCTGCACTACCACACCATTCCCGTCACGCCGTTCCAGCAGAACTGCTCCATCCTCTGGTGCGACCAGACCATGGAAGGAGCGGTGGTCGATCCGGGCGGCGACCTGCCGCGCCTGCTGGCCTTTGCCCAAAAGCAGGGCATCACGCTCAGGCAGATCCTGCTGACGCACTGCCATGTGGACCATTGCGCAGGCACGGCCGAACTGTCCGGCAAGCTGGATCTGCCCATCATCGGCCCGCACGAGGGTGACCAGTACTGGATTGATGCGCTGCCGGCCACCGCAGTGAACTATGGCTTTCCTCCGGCCGCCACCTTCACCCCGACGCGCTGGCTGCACGATGGCGATACGGTGCAGGTGGGCAACAGCACGCTGCAGGTGCGCCACTGCCCGGGGCACACGCCGGGGCATGTGGTGTTCTACTCGCCCGAGGCCAATCGCGCCTTTGTGGGCGACGTGCTGTTTGCCGGGTCGATTGGCCGCACGGATTTTCCGGGCGGTGACTACGACACCCTGATCGCCAGTATCACGCAGCGCCTGTGGCCGATGGGGAACGACACGGTGTTCATCCCCGGCCACGGCCCGGAGAGCAGCTTCGGGCGCGAGCGGGTGAGCAATCCGTTTGTCGCCGGAACCTGA
- a CDS encoding exodeoxyribonuclease III has product MFRLTSLNLNGIRSATTKGLEPWLAAHAPDCMCVQEVKAQQADIVGRFEVLAELQGYFHFAEKKGYSGVGIYTRHAPSDVRVGFGSAEFDAEGRYIELRFDTPARKLSIISCYFPSGSSGEERQAAKYRFLDEMFPYLLELKRDREFILCGDVNIAHNEIDLKNWKGNRKNSGFLPEERAWMTRLLGEAGIVDVYRQLKPEATDECYTWWSNRGQAYAKNVGWRLDYHLATPALAAHAQVESIYKGEKFSDHAPITIDYDFTL; this is encoded by the coding sequence GTGTTCCGTTTGACCAGTTTGAATCTCAATGGCATCCGTTCGGCCACCACCAAGGGCCTGGAGCCCTGGCTGGCTGCGCATGCTCCTGATTGTATGTGTGTTCAGGAAGTGAAGGCACAGCAGGCCGATATCGTGGGCCGCTTCGAAGTGCTGGCCGAACTGCAGGGCTATTTCCATTTTGCCGAGAAGAAGGGCTATTCGGGCGTGGGCATCTACACGCGCCACGCGCCCAGCGATGTGCGCGTGGGCTTCGGCTCGGCCGAGTTCGATGCCGAGGGCCGCTACATCGAACTGCGCTTCGATACGCCGGCGCGCAAGCTGTCCATCATCAGCTGCTATTTCCCGAGTGGTTCCTCGGGCGAGGAGCGCCAGGCGGCCAAGTACCGCTTCCTGGACGAGATGTTCCCCTACCTGCTCGAACTCAAGCGCGACCGGGAGTTCATCCTGTGCGGCGACGTGAACATCGCGCACAACGAGATCGACCTGAAGAACTGGAAGGGCAACCGCAAGAACAGCGGTTTCCTGCCCGAGGAACGCGCCTGGATGACGCGCCTGCTGGGCGAGGCGGGCATCGTCGATGTCTATCGCCAGCTCAAGCCCGAGGCCACGGACGAGTGCTACACCTGGTGGAGCAACCGCGGCCAGGCCTATGCCAAGAACGTGGGCTGGCGTCTGGATTACCATCTGGCTACGCCGGCGCTGGCCGCGCATGCACAGGTCGAGTCCATCTACAAGGGCGAGAAGTTCTCCGACCATGCACCGATCACGATCGACTACGATTTCACACTCTGA
- the pyrE gene encoding orotate phosphoribosyltransferase, whose amino-acid sequence MSQAAPTPAPIDHLAEDFVAFAVDSGVLRFGSFITKAGRQSPYFFNAGLFNDGAMLGRLAQFYAQRILSSGIQYDMLFGPAYKGIPLVAAVAVELARLGHNKPFAYNRKEAKDHGEGGSLVGAPLQGRVLIVDDVMSAGTAVRESIALIQAAGAIPAAVAVALDRQEMATENGQDVPYSAVQYVREQLGMQVCAIATLDDLLGYLAHLPQGGTSMAEHHAQVLAYRERYGVR is encoded by the coding sequence ATGAGCCAAGCCGCCCCCACTCCCGCCCCGATCGACCATCTGGCCGAAGATTTCGTTGCCTTTGCGGTGGACAGCGGCGTGCTGCGCTTTGGCAGCTTCATCACCAAGGCCGGCCGCCAGTCGCCCTACTTCTTCAACGCAGGGCTGTTCAACGACGGCGCCATGCTGGGCCGGCTGGCCCAATTCTATGCGCAGCGCATCCTGTCCAGCGGCATCCAATACGACATGCTGTTCGGCCCGGCCTACAAGGGCATCCCGCTGGTGGCCGCGGTGGCGGTCGAACTGGCTCGCCTGGGCCACAACAAGCCCTTTGCCTACAACCGCAAGGAAGCCAAGGACCATGGCGAAGGCGGCAGTCTGGTGGGCGCGCCGCTGCAGGGCCGCGTGCTGATCGTGGACGATGTGATGTCGGCCGGCACCGCAGTGCGCGAGTCGATTGCGCTGATCCAGGCTGCCGGCGCCATCCCGGCTGCCGTGGCCGTGGCGCTGGATCGCCAGGAAATGGCCACCGAAAACGGCCAGGACGTGCCCTACAGCGCCGTGCAATATGTGCGCGAGCAGCTCGGCATGCAGGTCTGCGCGATTGCCACGCTGGACGACCTGCTGGGCTATCTGGCGCACCTGCCGCAAGGCGGCACCAGCATGGCCGAGCACCATGCGCAAGTGCTGGCCTATCGCGAGCGCTACGGCGTGCGCTGA